One window of Candidatus Endomicrobium procryptotermitis genomic DNA carries:
- the apt gene encoding adenine phosphoribosyltransferase, with protein MYMQKLLSTVRDIPDFPIQGVIYKDITPILQDIGLFNYIINALAEKFKDKKINKIAGIESRGFIFGMPLSLKMNIPFIPIRKEGKLPAKTIGVSYNLEYGHAAIEIHEDAIKKDERVLIIDDILATGGTMAAAIKLIEQINGNVVAAAFILELAFLNGREKICNKSVEIFSLLKYTE; from the coding sequence ATGTATATGCAAAAACTTTTATCAACCGTAAGAGACATTCCAGATTTTCCGATACAGGGTGTTATTTATAAGGATATCACACCAATTTTGCAGGATATTGGTCTTTTCAACTACATAATCAATGCATTAGCAGAAAAGTTTAAGGATAAAAAAATAAATAAAATAGCCGGTATAGAATCCAGAGGTTTTATTTTCGGAATGCCTTTATCTTTAAAAATGAATATTCCTTTTATTCCAATAAGAAAAGAAGGTAAACTGCCTGCTAAAACCATTGGGGTCAGTTATAATCTTGAGTACGGACATGCTGCTATAGAAATTCATGAAGATGCCATTAAAAAAGATGAAAGAGTTTTAATTATTGACGATATACTCGCTACAGGCGGCACTATGGCGGCAGCAATAAAACTTATAGAGCAAATAAATGGAAATGTCGTTGCGGCAGCTTTCATTTTGGAGCTTGCTTTCCTCAACGGAAGAGAAAAAATCTGCAATAAATCAGTTGAAATATTTTCTCTTTTAAAATACACAGAATAA